The Orcinus orca chromosome 4, mOrcOrc1.1, whole genome shotgun sequence genome includes a region encoding these proteins:
- the HS3ST1 gene encoding heparan sulfate glucosamine 3-O-sulfotransferase 1, with product MAALLLGAVMLVVQLQLVPSRPAVPGAELGQPELVRKAATLQDEIREGAAPNGSAQQLPQTIIIGVRKGGTRALLEMLSLHPDVAAAENEVHFFDWEEHYSQGLGWYLSQMPFSSPHQLTVEKTPAYFTSPKVPERVHSMNPSIRLLLILRDPSERVLSDYTQVFYNHMQKHKPYPSIEEFLVRDGRLNVDYKALNRSLYHVHMQNWLRFFSLRRIHIVDGDRLIRDPFPEIQKVERFLRLSPQINASNFYFNKTKGFYCLRDSGRDRCLHESKGRAHPQVDPKLLNKLHEYFHEPNKKFFELVGRTFDWH from the coding sequence ATGGCCGCGCTGCTCCTGGGCGCGGTGATGCTGGTGGTCCAGCTCCAGCTAGTGCCTTCCCGCCCCGCTGTGCCCGGGGCCGAGCTGGGCCAGCCGGAGCTTGTGAGGAAAGCGGCGACCTTGCAGGACGAGATCCGGGAAGGCGCGGCCCCCAACGGCTCCGCCCAGCAGCTGCCGCAGACCATCATCATCGGTGTGCGCAAGGGCGGCACACGCGCGCTACTGGAGATGCTCAGCCTGCATCCCGACGTGGCGGCCGCAGAGAACGAGGTGCACTTCTTCGATTGGGAGGAGCATTACAGCCAAGGTCTGGGCTGGTACCTCAGCCAGATGCCCTTCTCCTCCCCGCACCAGCTCACAGTGGAAAAGACCCCCGCGTACTTCACGTCGCCCAAAGTGCCTGAGCGGGTCCACAGCATGAACCCGTCCATCCGGCTGCTGCTCATCCTGCGGGACCCGTCAGAGCGCGTGCTGTCCGACTACACCCAAGTGTTCTACAACCACATGCAGAAGCACAAGCCCTACCCGTCCATCGAGGAGTTCCTGGTGCGTGATGGCCGGCTCAACGTGGACTACAAGGCTCTCAACCGCAGCCTGTATCACGTGCACATGCAGAACTGGCTGCGCTTCTTCTCGCTGCGCCGCATCCACATCGTGGACGGCGACCGCCTCATCAGGGACCCCTTCCCCGAGATCCAAAAGGTCGAGAGGTTCCTGAGGCTGTCGCCGCAGATCAATGCCTCGAACTTCTACTTTAACAAAACCAAGGGCTTTTACTGCCTACGGGACAGCGGCCGGGACCGCTGCTTACACGAGTCCAAAGGCCGGGCGCACCCGCAAGTCGACCCCAAGCTCCTCAATAAACTGCATGAATATTTTCACGAGCCAAATAAGAAATTCTTCGAGCTTGTCGGCAGAACATTTGACTGGCACTGA